A region from the Aegilops tauschii subsp. strangulata cultivar AL8/78 chromosome 5, Aet v6.0, whole genome shotgun sequence genome encodes:
- the LOC141023166 gene encoding uncharacterized protein: MALVNWSTVCRPKRLGDLGVLDLQRFSRALRLRWKWLDWTDKECPWAGTEIPGDKDDVALFSASTTVAIGNGLTANFWNDRWLDGHVPRLLALDIFSPCSRKNISVNDAISNNKWLRGLHRISDISQLRQFALLWNQLQQAVDCEGGSQVQILHVAVAARPDPYGQQPCIRGIPHDDICCFCDQADETPTHLILTCPFARCVWTMVGNILGLPALATNAQTATSIEHWWDDLTSCLERRAKKVAIYTVWNIWKERNRRVFEHHSLQEAAILYLIKQDLSLPSVSASWLSDVENEPEPEPD; this comes from the exons ATGGCTCTCGTCAATTGGAGCACTGTTTGTCGCCCCAAGCGGCTGGGGGACCTTGGGGTGCTCGATCTCCAACGCTTCAGCAGAGCTCTTCGTCTCAGGTGGAAATGGCTTGACTGGACTGACAAGGAGTGCCCTTGGGCCGGCACCGAGATTCCTGGCGACAAGGATGACGTTGCACTATTCTCTGCCTCCACCACGGTGGCCATCGGGAATGGACTGACTGCCAACTTTTGGAATGACAGATGGCTCGACGGACATGTGCCACGGCTCCTTGCTCTAGATATCTTCAGCCCGTGCTCCCGCAAGAATATCTCTGTCAATGATGCCATCTCTAATAATAAGTGGCTGCGAGGCTTGCATCGGATCTCTGACATCTCGCAGCTTCGCCAGTTTGCTCTACTCTGGAACCAACTTCAGCAG GCTGTGGACTGCGAAGGTGGAAGCCAAGTGCAAATTCTTCATGTGGCTGTGGCTGCGAGGCCGGATCCTTACGGCCAACAACCTTGCATCAGGGGAATTCCTCATGACGATATCTGCTGCTTCTGTGACCAGGCTGATGAGACGCCCACTCACCTAATCCTAACATGCCCTTTCGCCCGGTGCGTCTGGACCATGGTAGGAAACATCCTTGGCCTGCCTGCTCTTGCAACGAACGCTCAGACCGCGACTTCCATCGAGCACTGGTGGGATGACTTGACCTCGTGCCTGGAACGAAGGGCCAAGAAAGTGGCCATTTATACGGTTTGGAACATCTGGAAGGAACGAAACAGGCGGGTGTTCGAGCATCATTCGCTCCAGGAAGCTGCTATCCTCTACCTCATTAAGCAAGACCTATCTCTTCCTTCGGTCTCGGCTAGCTGGCTTTCTGATGTAGAAAATGAACCTGAGCCTGAGCCTGATTGA